The following coding sequences are from one Mycoplasma mycoides subsp. capri window:
- a CDS encoding PTS transporter subunit EIIC produces the protein MNSKVQMTHKEWANKFKLKVQKTGSFMAGMIMPSIGVLLAWGLWTAMFLYDFDHNKKLGWFDVPMLGRLVEPGIKWLLPILIAFNGGRLVYGLRGGMIATFIIVATITGTDHIYSHYIWQKVGDKWVHPGSPNQFIGAMIVGPLSALFLKKVEKLYLHKINPGLEMLVKNFGLAIYAILLGLAVFWSWGWIMWGITFVMISIIKLFGDNKWVAPLLGFFTEPIKVSFLNNALNHGVLGPIGYNEIQIQRSNGVANPRSIFFLYDPNPGPGLGLLLAYIIFTKKEDRYNAAASSLIHTIGGIHEVYFVFIIKKPKMLLATMLGVVGAQFITSYLGGGTIGTPSPGSLISLIALSNGTHALLINLLAFVVGTLIAFGVSVLLLLKNRKNLQSESNQGFKITDEGIEFNEQDSDQKTIKNNNNIKKIVVCCEAGVGSSAMAAGLIRKWVNNNNYDIQVSNIAVKDLKDEYDVVITMKSFKDFASQKAPNALIYPVEQFIGKNTYDDLYKLIENKQQKTKEEK, from the coding sequence ATGAATTCAAAAGTTCAGATGACTCACAAAGAATGAGCAAATAAATTTAAACTTAAAGTTCAAAAAACTGGGTCTTTTATGGCTGGTATGATTATGCCATCAATTGGTGTTCTACTAGCTTGAGGACTTTGAACAGCTATGTTTTTATATGATTTTGATCATAATAAAAAACTAGGTTGATTTGATGTACCAATGTTAGGAAGATTAGTTGAACCAGGAATTAAATGACTTTTACCAATATTAATTGCATTTAATGGCGGTAGATTAGTTTATGGTTTAAGAGGTGGAATGATTGCAACTTTTATTATAGTTGCAACAATCACTGGTACTGATCATATTTATAGTCATTATATTTGACAAAAAGTAGGAGATAAATGGGTTCATCCTGGTTCACCAAACCAATTTATTGGTGCTATGATAGTTGGACCTTTATCAGCATTATTTTTAAAAAAAGTAGAAAAATTATATTTACATAAAATTAATCCAGGCCTAGAAATGCTAGTTAAAAATTTTGGATTAGCAATTTATGCTATATTATTAGGTTTAGCTGTATTTTGAAGCTGAGGATGAATAATGTGAGGTATTACTTTTGTAATGATCTCAATTATTAAATTATTTGGTGATAATAAATGAGTTGCTCCTTTATTAGGTTTTTTTACTGAACCAATTAAAGTATCATTTTTAAATAATGCTTTAAATCATGGTGTTTTAGGACCTATTGGTTATAATGAAATTCAAATTCAAAGATCAAATGGAGTTGCAAATCCTAGATCAATCTTTTTCTTATATGATCCAAATCCTGGTCCTGGTTTAGGCTTATTATTAGCTTATATTATTTTTACTAAAAAAGAAGATAGATATAATGCAGCTGCTAGTTCACTAATTCATACAATTGGTGGAATTCATGAAGTATATTTTGTATTTATTATTAAAAAACCAAAAATGCTATTAGCTACAATGTTAGGTGTAGTTGGTGCACAATTTATTACTTCTTATTTAGGAGGAGGAACTATAGGAACTCCAAGTCCAGGTAGTTTAATTTCACTAATTGCTTTATCTAATGGAACACATGCTTTATTAATTAATTTATTAGCATTTGTTGTTGGTACATTAATAGCATTTGGAGTTAGTGTTTTATTGTTATTAAAAAATAGAAAAAATCTACAATCTGAATCAAATCAAGGATTTAAAATCACTGATGAAGGTATTGAATTTAATGAACAAGACTCAGATCAAAAAACAATAAAAAATAATAACAATATTAAAAAAATTGTTGTTTGTTGTGAAGCAGGAGTAGGATCTTCTGCAATGGCTGCTGGTTTAATTAGAAAATGAGTTAATAACAATAATTATGATATTCAAGTATCAAATATAGCAGTTAAAGATTTAAAAGATGAATATGATGTTGTTATAACTATGAAAAGTTTTAAAGATTTTGCGTCTCAAAAAGCTCCAAACGCTTTAATATATCCTGTTGAACAATTTATTGGTAAAAATACATACGATGATTTATATAAATTAATTGAAAATAAACAACAAAAAACTAAGGAAGAAAAATAA
- a CDS encoding PTS sugar transporter subunit IIA, translating to MLETKNIHLNKTFNSKQECLDHLKELLKQENVSLEYIDSINKRQEACSFNIGSKIAIPHGTYEGMLSLKKSLIIVIHLQKPLIWDDSEVQLVIGLALKQEDQIDMLQNIAINAMNDDLFNDLLKNPTIDKVISFCTKQ from the coding sequence ATGTTAGAAACTAAAAACATACATTTAAATAAAACATTTAATTCAAAACAAGAATGTCTAGATCATTTAAAAGAACTTTTAAAACAAGAAAATGTTAGTTTAGAATATATTGATTCAATCAATAAAAGACAAGAAGCTTGTTCTTTTAACATTGGAAGTAAAATAGCAATTCCTCACGGAACTTATGAAGGTATGTTGAGTTTAAAAAAGTCTTTAATCATTGTTATACACTTACAAAAACCACTTATTTGAGATGATTCTGAAGTACAATTAGTTATAGGTTTAGCATTAAAACAAGAAGATCAAATTGATATGTTACAAAATATCGCAATTAATGCTATGAATGATGATTTATTTAATGACTTATTAAAAAATCCAACAATAGATAAAGTTATAAGTTTTTGTACAAAACAATAA
- a CDS encoding mannitol dehydrogenase family protein: MNLIHFGAGNIGCGFIAPILSSIVDHIYFVDNNIDIVNKINTQKLIKIHTSDNKKITITNISACLLTDFINYKNTWNEVSLLTISIGIKNLKHIIYYVNQLIDYKIKNNQKLIIMCCENGIRVSSLFKSYFSNLNNNIYFIDVLVDRIVSNKNILNDYLECEDYYLWVVDKTQWPSDFKQIPNLTYTNNFDIQITKKIYMLNALHCSIAWFVFKNFDLNKYLYVYQALKNNKVIEFVNNYLNEVILVLNHKYNISLNELNDYKIQIIKRLNNSFIKDDLKRLARNTELKLSKNERILTILDYAKTYNLKHDTLLLSYQNRLEYLKNNR, encoded by the coding sequence ATGAATTTAATTCACTTTGGAGCAGGAAACATCGGTTGTGGTTTTATTGCTCCAATTTTAAGCTCTATTGTTGATCATATTTATTTTGTTGATAACAATATTGATATTGTTAATAAAATAAATACTCAAAAATTAATTAAAATACATACTTCAGATAATAAAAAGATAACTATAACTAACATTTCAGCTTGTCTATTAACTGATTTTATAAATTATAAAAATACTTGGAATGAAGTTAGTTTATTAACTATTTCAATTGGAATTAAAAACTTAAAACATATTATTTATTATGTTAATCAATTAATAGATTATAAGATCAAAAATAATCAAAAATTAATTATTATGTGTTGTGAAAATGGAATTAGAGTTAGTAGCTTATTTAAGTCTTATTTTTCTAATTTAAACAATAATATTTATTTTATTGATGTTTTAGTTGATAGGATAGTTAGTAATAAAAACATTCTAAATGATTATTTAGAATGTGAAGATTATTATTTATGAGTTGTTGATAAAACTCAATGACCAAGTGATTTTAAACAAATACCTAACTTAACTTATACAAATAATTTTGATATACAAATAACTAAAAAGATTTATATGTTAAATGCTTTGCACTGTTCTATAGCTTGGTTTGTTTTTAAAAACTTTGATTTAAATAAGTATTTATATGTTTATCAAGCTTTAAAAAATAATAAAGTAATTGAATTTGTTAATAATTATTTAAATGAAGTAATTTTAGTTTTAAATCATAAATATAATATTAGTTTAAACGAATTGAATGATTATAAGATTCAAATAATTAAAAGATTGAATAATAGTTTTATAAAAGATGATCTTAAAAGATTAGCTAGAAATACTGAATTAAAGCTAAGTAAAAATGAAAGAATTTTAACTATTTTAGACTATGCTAAAACTTATAATTTAAAACACGATACACTTTTATTAAGCTATCAAAACAGATTAGAATATTTAAAGAATAATAGATAA
- the srlD gene encoding sorbitol-6-phosphate dehydrogenase, translating into MKKVAIVAGGAKSLGKFLALGLDKNNYQVVVLDLNKEKLDQLKEENQQIDTFVCDLTNEKDVINVFEQIESKYKTIDTLVYNAGWAKSTKITSFEYQDFITSLKINLDGYFLTAKQAAKIMIKNNTKGNIIQINSKSGRVGSKYNSGYSAAKFGGVGLTQSLALDLAEHNIRVNSLMLGNLLDSEMFESLIPQYAKKLNIKESEVKQYYINKVPLKRGCSFEDVLNVLLFYISDKASYCTGQSINITGGQVM; encoded by the coding sequence ATGAAAAAAGTTGCTATTGTTGCAGGTGGAGCTAAAAGTTTAGGTAAATTTCTAGCACTTGGTCTTGATAAAAATAATTATCAAGTTGTTGTTTTAGATTTAAATAAAGAAAAGCTTGATCAATTAAAAGAAGAAAATCAACAAATAGATACTTTTGTATGTGATTTAACCAATGAAAAAGATGTAATTAATGTTTTTGAACAAATTGAAAGTAAATACAAAACAATTGATACATTAGTTTATAATGCAGGATGAGCAAAATCAACAAAAATTACTTCATTTGAATATCAAGACTTTATTACAAGTCTAAAAATTAATTTAGATGGATATTTTTTAACAGCAAAACAAGCAGCAAAAATAATGATTAAAAACAATACAAAAGGTAATATAATTCAAATTAATTCAAAATCAGGAAGAGTTGGTTCTAAATATAATTCAGGCTATTCAGCAGCTAAATTTGGTGGAGTTGGATTAACTCAAAGTCTAGCTTTAGATTTAGCTGAACATAATATTAGAGTTAACTCACTGATGTTAGGTAATCTTTTAGATTCAGAAATGTTTGAAAGCTTAATCCCACAATATGCTAAAAAACTAAATATTAAAGAAAGTGAAGTTAAACAATACTATATTAATAAAGTTCCTTTAAAAAGAGGATGTAGTTTTGAAGATGTTTTAAATGTTTTATTATTTTATATTTCAGATAAAGCTAGTTATTGTACAGGTCAATCTATTAACATTACAGGAGGTCAAGTAATGTAA
- a CDS encoding MurR/RpiR family transcriptional regulator, translated as MAIDLLTKIKDFIQTDCSQDYKNIGTYLLKNYTNIKNLTITAISKECHTSPNKITRFAEKLNLKGFNELKFRLNDISNSIIIDNELIPISSRIDDKAKFYNDYFEILLNSIKQQQINLKTQPINEVVNLINKANKIYLFAFNLSYNVSKNFIQRLRWYQKEAISESDYISIKTYLNIIKPDDLVILITISGENEYIKKIAESLNKKVKIIGIGPKQSSMISLFDKYLYFETDESELWSINSIKAQLVIQLLDFVYVKWLKSTKRK; from the coding sequence ATGGCAATAGATTTATTAACAAAAATTAAAGATTTTATTCAAACAGATTGTAGTCAAGATTACAAAAATATAGGTACTTATTTATTAAAAAACTATACTAATATTAAGAATTTAACAATCACAGCAATTTCTAAAGAATGTCATACAAGTCCTAATAAAATTACAAGATTTGCTGAAAAGCTTAACTTAAAAGGTTTTAATGAATTAAAATTCAGATTAAATGATATTTCAAATTCAATCATTATAGATAATGAATTAATTCCAATTAGTTCAAGAATTGATGATAAAGCAAAATTTTATAACGACTATTTTGAAATACTTTTAAACTCGATTAAACAACAACAAATTAATTTAAAAACTCAACCAATTAATGAAGTTGTAAATTTAATTAATAAAGCTAATAAGATTTATTTATTTGCTTTTAATCTTTCATATAATGTTTCAAAAAATTTTATTCAACGTTTACGTTGGTATCAAAAAGAAGCAATTAGTGAATCAGATTATATTTCTATAAAAACTTATTTAAATATTATAAAACCCGATGATTTAGTAATTTTAATTACAATATCTGGTGAAAATGAATATATTAAAAAGATTGCTGAATCATTAAATAAAAAGGTAAAAATTATAGGAATTGGTCCAAAACAAAGTTCAATGATTAGTTTATTTGATAAATATTTATATTTTGAAACTGATGAATCAGAGTTGTGAAGTATTAATTCAATTAAAGCTCAACTTGTTATTCAATTACTAGATTTTGTTTATGTTAAATGATTAAAAAGCACTAAAAGAAAATAG
- the dcm_N gene encoding DNA (cytosine-5-)-methyltransferase N-terminal subunit: MKTIKIFELFAGIGSQYKACKNIEKELSIKIESVGACEWYIDAIIGYMSIHYGNTTPELELSREEMCELLSNYSFSADSKHLIRGDYFNKMKLEKLQAYFPYLYGFVNDKYFNKKWKSTKKTKFLGGGRNVTQLILKNLILFLKILIS, encoded by the coding sequence ATGAAAACAATAAAAATATTTGAATTATTTGCAGGTATTGGTTCTCAATATAAAGCATGCAAAAACATAGAAAAAGAATTAAGTATAAAAATAGAATCAGTTGGTGCCTGTGAATGATATATTGATGCAATAATTGGATATATGTCTATACATTATGGAAACACCACTCCTGAATTAGAACTTTCTAGAGAAGAAATGTGTGAACTATTATCAAATTACAGTTTTTCTGCTGATTCAAAACATTTAATTAGAGGTGATTATTTTAATAAAATGAAATTGGAAAAACTACAAGCTTATTTCCCTTATTTATATGGTTTTGTTAATGACAAATACTTTAATAAAAAATGAAAATCAACTAAAAAAACTAAATTTTTAGGGGGGGGGCGAAATGTCACACAACTAATATTAAAGAACTTAATACTCTTCCTAAAAATATTGATATCTTAA
- a CDS encoding LppA family lipoprotein, which yields MKKATKLLLSILPISSISFLSVVSCSTTNSSEKQPKKPSENTPKTPLKPDDIKPNNNDDNSNNNFNPDHKKPDSTNPSENKDPSEPEEKQPDIKPQGDNPNNVQPHNDQPEINNVDLSDLDKIKKELSFDNYLIYKQKDPISAWSMLKNDLSTITTVFYNTNKNVKREYKLSLESPNKDPDFISKKGVIDKVKIKFTKENNFRILEFSFTGFKVTEIDKNKNKKYDYIKPKETVDSRLSGLYPSILAYMLLYAENTNNYKSLQETDKDAINFEGLINKPTNLFNDKFVGFSVGTKELLFDFNENYRKLYVYKLVGAGFDDINGTLTLKVEINNSEDNKEKEPGISKEFSFKEFRKVNTDDPSKNPFYVSLTPADLKKIITDKSIKKNLEDLHLDITKENNLLDFGIDSRGIWGDQILKHLTISLTDNDNHIYDSKETLTFRKSKNSDYKFILGLKHNMSLYPFNTMINNDSIKNILLSVKDKKITLDFELEVPVFATGLSDLTSFSSYNTKTLKLKISSTTSI from the coding sequence ATGAAAAAAGCAACTAAATTATTATTATCTATATTACCAATATCATCAATTAGTTTTTTAAGTGTGGTTTCTTGTTCAACAACTAATTCAAGTGAGAAACAACCTAAAAAACCAAGTGAAAACACTCCAAAAACACCACTAAAACCAGATGATATAAAACCTAATAATAACGATGATAATTCAAACAATAATTTCAATCCAGATCATAAAAAACCTGATTCAACTAATCCAAGTGAAAACAAAGACCCATCTGAACCTGAAGAAAAGCAGCCAGATATAAAACCTCAAGGTGATAATCCTAATAATGTTCAACCACATAACGATCAACCTGAAATTAATAATGTAGACCTTTCTGACTTAGATAAAATAAAAAAGGAATTGTCATTTGACAATTATTTAATATATAAACAAAAAGACCCTATATCAGCTTGATCTATGTTAAAAAATGATTTATCTACAATAACAACTGTTTTCTACAACACTAACAAAAATGTTAAAAGGGAATATAAATTAAGTTTAGAAAGTCCAAATAAAGATCCTGACTTTATTTCTAAAAAAGGAGTAATTGATAAAGTAAAAATTAAGTTTACAAAAGAGAATAATTTTAGAATTCTTGAATTTAGTTTCACAGGATTTAAAGTAACAGAAATAGACAAAAATAAAAATAAAAAATATGATTATATTAAACCAAAAGAAACAGTAGATTCAAGATTAAGTGGTTTATATCCTTCTATTTTAGCATATATGTTGTTATATGCAGAAAATACTAATAACTATAAAAGTTTGCAAGAAACAGACAAAGATGCAATTAATTTTGAAGGATTAATAAATAAACCAACTAACTTATTTAATGATAAATTTGTAGGTTTTAGTGTTGGTACTAAAGAATTGCTATTTGATTTTAACGAAAATTACAGAAAACTATATGTTTATAAGTTAGTTGGTGCTGGATTTGATGATATCAATGGAACATTAACTTTAAAAGTGGAAATCAATAATAGTGAAGATAATAAAGAAAAAGAGCCTGGAATTTCTAAAGAATTTAGCTTTAAAGAATTTAGAAAAGTAAATACTGATGATCCTAGCAAAAATCCTTTTTATGTTTCATTAACACCAGCTGATCTAAAGAAAATAATAACTGACAAAAGTATTAAAAAAAATTTAGAAGATCTACATTTGGATATAACAAAAGAAAATAATCTTTTAGATTTTGGTATTGATTCTAGGGGAATATGAGGAGATCAGATATTGAAACATCTGACTATTAGTCTAACTGATAATGATAATCATATATATGATTCAAAAGAAACCTTAACATTTAGAAAAAGCAAGAATAGCGATTACAAGTTTATTTTAGGATTAAAACATAATATGTCATTATATCCATTTAATACTATGATCAATAATGATTCGATTAAAAATATTTTATTATCAGTAAAAGATAAAAAGATAACTCTTGATTTTGAATTAGAAGTCCCAGTTTTTGCAACCGGATTAAGTGACTTAACCTCATTTTCTTCATATAATACAAAAACATTGAAATTAAAAATTTCATCAACAACATCAATTTAA
- the dcm gene encoding DNA (cytosine-5-)-methyltransferase gives MFRGGAKCHTTNIKELNTLPKNIDILTYSFPCQDISQQGVRRGINEYTRSGLLYEVERILKLNRDNLPKVLLLENVKALTNKLFLKDFNKWLNALENLGYKSIWKVVNSTDYGSCQNRERVFCISYLDKQKNFTFPKPLITKKEIDSIIKNDDDMKECNHLLKYLNNDFKPTQNNITKTRLDKKYTNFNSEAYVYLAKGYGPTLTASGANSRLKFYFPKTNQLKYISPRQAFLYMGFGKNDYLSVAKQSLLNESKLLFLCGNSISIEVLEVLFKEVILCLI, from the coding sequence ATTTTTAGGGGGGGGGCGAAATGTCACACAACTAATATTAAAGAACTTAATACTCTTCCTAAAAATATTGATATCTTAACTTATTCTTTCCCTTGTCAAGATATTTCACAACAAGGTGTTAGAAGGGGAATTAATGAATACACTAGATCAGGTTTATTATATGAGGTTGAACGTATTTTAAAATTAAACAGAGATAATTTGCCAAAAGTGTTATTACTAGAAAATGTTAAAGCACTCACTAATAAATTGTTTTTAAAAGATTTTAATAAATGGTTAAATGCACTTGAAAATCTTGGATATAAGTCTATTTGAAAAGTAGTAAATTCTACAGATTATGGTTCTTGTCAAAATAGAGAAAGGGTTTTCTGTATATCTTATTTAGATAAACAAAAGAATTTTACTTTTCCAAAACCCTTAATAACAAAAAAAGAAATAGACTCAATAATAAAAAATGATGATGATATGAAAGAATGTAATCATTTATTAAAGTATTTAAATAATGATTTCAAACCAACACAAAATAACATAACTAAGACTAGACTAGATAAAAAATATACTAATTTTAATTCAGAAGCTTATGTCTATTTAGCAAAGGGTTATGGGCCTACTTTAACAGCTAGTGGAGCTAATTCAAGGCTGAAATTTTATTTTCCGAAAACTAATCAGTTAAAATACATATCGCCAAGACAAGCTTTTTTATACATGGGATTTGGTAAAAATGATTACTTATCAGTTGCTAAACAAAGCTTATTAAATGAATCTAAACTATTGTTTTTATGTGGTAACTCTATATCAATTGAGGTACTAGAAGTTTTATTTAAAGAGGTGATCTTATGCCTTATTTAA
- a CDS encoding MAG4270 family putative restriction endonuclease gives MPYLNNIYRMSFTTKSNESEKSKSAYASGYIDIVADFSTDIPYISSWYIYFNELAIDLCTTPSWFITKPKNFRQREKLFKTIRKTQLRRKNQNFNNLYKLSLPEITWVNDWFNKNYDSSIKNIISILKGNNAGGTFKDENHAEMFITNLNSKYNKYKNNLIMFLDLITMTDYIYRNEFYEKQNYEYRIEDINLFIDKINNYDYIEVLNLTINDKKMSLDKRRSEFSARSKVLKYAIKNRIKYLSKALKTIDKERSKVSKFNINVFEKLNFYTYENAHILDVSRVKANISSIIKQVNFSSNKKDIKKAIEKNCDYIFNIKSIADKNNLLNLPVQAHRWFDDNYFTYNEQGECYSLKKDFNPKEHKELQNSLIIKKDEYFKDRIKYIKLRNQSRNYNINK, from the coding sequence ATGCCTTATTTAAATAATATTTACAGAATGAGTTTTACAACAAAATCAAATGAATCAGAAAAATCTAAAAGCGCTTATGCAAGTGGTTATATTGATATAGTTGCTGATTTTTCAACTGATATTCCTTACATTTCTTCTTGATATATTTATTTTAATGAATTAGCAATTGATCTTTGCACAACACCATCATGGTTTATAACAAAACCTAAAAATTTTAGACAAAGAGAAAAATTGTTTAAAACTATACGAAAAACTCAACTGAGAAGAAAAAACCAAAATTTTAATAATTTATATAAATTAAGTCTTCCTGAAATTACTTGAGTTAATGACTGATTTAACAAAAATTATGATTCAAGTATAAAAAATATAATTTCTATTTTAAAAGGTAATAATGCTGGTGGTACTTTTAAAGATGAAAATCATGCTGAAATGTTTATAACTAATTTAAATTCCAAATACAATAAGTACAAAAATAATCTAATAATGTTTTTAGATTTAATAACTATGACAGATTACATTTATAGAAATGAATTTTATGAAAAACAAAATTATGAATATAGAATAGAAGATATAAATTTGTTTATCGATAAAATAAATAATTATGATTATATAGAAGTGCTAAATTTAACTATTAATGATAAAAAAATGAGTCTAGATAAAAGAAGAAGTGAGTTTTCAGCTAGATCAAAAGTACTAAAATATGCTATAAAAAATAGAATAAAATATTTATCAAAAGCATTAAAAACAATTGACAAAGAACGTTCGAAAGTTTCAAAATTTAATATAAATGTTTTCGAAAAACTTAATTTCTATACATATGAAAATGCACATATTCTAGATGTAAGTAGAGTTAAGGCAAACATTTCTTCTATTATAAAACAAGTTAATTTTTCATCTAATAAAAAAGACATTAAAAAGGCAATAGAAAAGAATTGTGACTATATATTTAACATAAAAAGTATTGCAGATAAAAATAATTTATTAAATTTACCTGTACAGGCTCATAGATGATTTGACGACAATTATTTTACTTACAATGAGCAAGGAGAATGCTATTCGCTTAAAAAAGATTTTAATCCTAAAGAACATAAAGAATTACAAAATTCTTTAATTATTAAAAAAGATGAGTATTTTAAAGACAGAATCAAATATATAAAACTAAGAAATCAGTCTAGAAATTATAATATCAATAAGTAG